The Oncorhynchus tshawytscha isolate Ot180627B linkage group LG27, Otsh_v2.0, whole genome shotgun sequence genome includes the window AAATACCCAATTGCCAtacatgagtaaaagtaaagataccttaataggaaatgactcaagtaaaagtgaaagtcacccagtaaaatactacttgagtaaaagtatacaagtatttggttttaaatatacttaagtatcaagacATCATTTAGGAACAAAGCATGTGTTcggtgagtcctccagatcagaggcagtagggatgaccagggatgttctcttgataagtgtgaattagacaattttcctgtcctgctaagcattcaaaatgtaacaagtacttttgggtgtcagggaaaatgtatggagtaaaaagtatacttttttttgggaatgtggtgaagtaaaagtagaagttgtcaaaaatataaatagtaatgtacagatacccccaaaaactacttaagtagtactttaaagtatttttactgaattACTTTACGCAACAGCTGTCTTATTTTTTTGCCTGTATTCCTGCTAGATATCCTGCTGCTTGCTACAGCACTGAGGGATCTGTGTTTGACCACAAGGAAGTCCCGCACTGCCCTGTGGTGTGCCCTACAGATGACCCTACCCAAGTCCAAGCTGGATGAGCAGAGCACCTCTGAGGAGACCAGCCCAGGGAGAACACTTATCCAGTTCTGATGCCACTGAGCCACCCTATGGTTCACGTGACACTCACGTTCATGCTATAGATGTTGCTGAGAGCAAGACCAGTGAGGAGCATTAGGCCAGGTTAAATTTTGATCACATTAGACAGACTAGAAGGAATTCTTGCATGTAGCCTCAGTTTGAGCAAACAGAGGAAATTTATTATTTTCTGAGATTATCAGTCTTATTTAAAATTTCTCCTAAAGCAGGTTGTTCAGAACAATGTAATGTGATAACCAGGGGTGCATTTATTTTAAATTGCAGTACAATTCTATTATGCTGTTGAATTGAGAATCCCCATAATCCCTTCAGCCCCAGTAAATCCCTGTTAACAAGCTTCTATTAGGAACATGAGAGAGCAGTCTGATCAGATATTTTTTATCTGCGTGGTGGTGATAACTGTAGAATACACAGTATTACATTCAACAGTATTGTCACCTACCTGAGAGCTAGGGTCCTTGCAATCATTACAAGGAAAATGAGTTTAATTTACCTTAGTGGCCACAAATATTAATAGTTTGTTTGACAGTTGCTCTTGGGGTAGGGTAATTCATAATATGAAATGTGTTGAGGCATAATTTATCttcaaaaataacaatattttgtgATTAGGGTCATCGAAAATAATGGGAGTCTTAGAAAGCCCGAATATAATTTAAAGATACTATTTATAATTATTAAAACATGGCATTCATTTGAATGTTTTCCTGATTTTTTAACTTATTTATTCGAATGTGATTTGACATTCAGTTCTCTAATATGCTTCTTAACAACCAATAATTGTGGATAAGTGATCATTGCCTCCTAAGTTGAGTAGATATGGCAATGGGAACCAATTTTCTGTCATATTCCATATTCCATTCTGTCATATTCCATCATATACCAATCAATCGTCAACTTGAAGCCTTGTGCTTCCTCAGTTTACCTGAAATGCAACATACTCTAGTCAGTGTATTGTAACCTACCTACTCTCAGTAGGTTAGGAATTTGGACGGCTCATGCATTGATGTTAATTAACTCTTATGTTATTCTTATTTTGAATTTAGTTCTCTGAATGTTAATCACGCTGCTTTACAGCTCATTTCAAAAACATAAAAACATCAGACTGAAGTTTGATGGACACATACTATCAATGACATAATACACACTCGTAAGACAGGTGGCAAACGTGTTCAAACCCCTGTATTTTTAATGTTCCTGTTTGAAATTGTATGTTTCACGATAATTGTTTCTGTTTTATTAATTCAAAGAACAATAAAGCTCTTTACAATGGCATTTATTTAttcaaaaaacatgttaaatATGAACCCCATTGCCAGTCTGCAAACATTGTATATGATATAATCGAGGTATACAGTATCAACCTCCATATTGTTCTGATTCTCATACAAGAGAGTGCATAGACAGTACATGAACACCGGGGTGCCAAACTGAATGTATTTAATATGACAATGCCTTGAGTGAATCCGTCTCCAAAGAGGAAAAGCATTTGCAACACATTGGCACATACTAGCAGTGCCTCAATCTGAGTGAGTTAAGATCCCATAGGGCACTTCCCATTCCTTTTACTACAATATCCCCTATAGTAATTGCAGAACATTTGAAtgccatttaaaaacatttatcttGGAAAATGATTACCTAAACTGGGCAAACATTTTTAGAGTGAAGGCTTGCATGCTACATCTATTGAATGACATTAGTAGAGGCATATTGAAAAGGAGGCAGGGACAGCAATGATACCGAAACATCGGCCTCTTTAGATTCAACATGGTAGGATGACAGATACAGGCAAGAGCTTGTGCAGGTTGATCATAGTAAGTAGAGATAGACTATTaaagttggcttttcatagagtCACTGATTTACTTTATTAATCACATTTGAGGAGAAAGAACACATTGTAGATAGATGGACCGCTTCCCAGCTTTAGATAAAGCTTGATGATTGAAATCTATAGAAAACTAAAATGGTAATTGGTTAAAACAATTAATGTCCAGACAAGTTGTTACAACGTCATGTTACAATCGTACGGGTGGTAATAAGAGATAGGTAAAAATAGATGTTGATTTCAGTTTTTTGTCCAGTAACAAAGCATTTCATGTGACAATGTCCCACAGTGTCATTTGTTTTTCTCATCTTTTGCGTTCCCCTTTCTGTGTGCGTTTCTTCTCCTTGTCCTTCCTGTCCTGCCTCGCTAGTTTATCCTTCTCGCGCTGCATCTTGTCCGTCTCTTTCTTCTTATGCGAATCTTCCTTAGCCTGGTCCCTCTGCTGCTTCTTCCTGCTTAGAACCTCCTCCACGTTGGTGTTCTTAAACAGGGCTGAGGAGACCAGTAAAGGAGTTTCACAGCAAAACCAGCGCCCCTATTCAGAAAGCGTATCATaggaggagtgctgatctaggatcaggtttccCCTATACATTTAATCAAGATTTAACAGGCAACACCGATCCGGGATCAGCACTCTTATTCCGAGGCGCTTTACAAATACAGACCAAAATGTACTATTACCTGGGTTAAGAAGCTGTGACGGTGCCATAAGTGGTCTTTAAAAATATAGTACTGGTTAAATGTTACTTAATGCAGTGAACAATACATTTGCAttccattttagtcatttagcagacaccctTATCCAGAGTGagacagttagtgcattcatcttaagatagctaggtgggacaaccacatatcacagtaagtacatttttcctcaataggAGTTATCGGAGGAGCAATAAGAGGCATAGACAGGATACATTTATCACCACTCGGGGGGAAAGCCTGCTCCTCCTCTTCAGCTTCAGTGTTGATGTCAAGGAAACTTGAAAAATAGTGCTCCTCACTGCAGTCACATAAAAATGAACATTTTGGGAGTGATTGCATTATAcattacagaaataaacacttaaGAACTTTAGAGCTGTATAGGTTTAACAAGGGGCAAAGCATAACTGTAGGGGTACACAATAGTTTAAATATATTGAGCCAAGGATATTCCTCATCATCGGTGATATTGGCATATTGAGCCAGGACTGCTTCTTTAGCTTCTTTCCTCTTCCTGGACTCCTGAGATACTTCCTTCTGTTTCACCACAATCTGTGCCTGCTTCTCTATCAGATTGGCAATGGCCAGTACCTCagctaaagacagagagagagagagagagagaggaaattcAACACATAATTCATACAACGGCTGCTCCGGCTATTAGCTCATGTCTGAAAGTACAGCTAGAACAATGTTCGGTCTTTTAAGTTTCTAGCTTTTGATTTATGTTCATACCATCCTCCTTGTTTTTGGTTGCCGACCGGGCACAGCTCTCAGCCCACTGACTAATGATCTCTTTGCAGACATCTTCAAGTTTCTCATCCTCCTGTGCATGGAAGACAGTAGAGAATGGAGATGCATTTAGTTAGTGAATTTGAACATCACTACCTTGAGACAAGTATGGTTAGATGCAGCCCAATATGGCAACTTTAGTATGGATGAGTGGGTGTgttgaaaggagtgggtgtgtggaaagtGAATCATTTAATTGGGCAGATGTTGCCACTCAAGACCATTTTGCGTTGCTGATTGGGCTGCACGACGAGTCGATAAGCCGGTGACCAGTGTACAGGTGTTGTATCGACCAGCCTGCCGACCTAAAGTGCTTCCGACAGGGCAGCTGTATCACGGTTGTGTGAACAGTGGTAGCTAACATGAGCATTCCCTCCACTGATTTTATTTCAAGTAGAATAGCAGCCTATACAAAAAATAGCATTTATTTGAAAATGTTTAGGTCCATTATAATTTATACATCATTTCTAGTTTTAGACATTCAAGAGTGGCCAGGAGTGTTTAACCCAAagtaaatcaatgtttttttacTCCAACCACCACCGGGCTAGATTGAATGGGCTCCCGGGCCGAATTGGAACAAATGGTCTaacccagtggttcccaaactatgGGGGGCGCGAGGGGTCGGCAGTCTGGCGTTCAAcatactcttgaaagttgtaatagtagattgtacaaggtgcaattttgaaattggaTAGTGCATCATCCGTTTTCCTCATCATGTCAGTCATTACATACATTAGAGAACTATTTagaacttgtcagaaatgtcaagATCaactagaccagtggttcccaaacgttttatagtcccgtaccccttcaaacattcaacttccagctgcgtaccccctctagcaccagggtcagcgcactctcaaatgttttttgccatcattgtaagccggcccacacccacacacacaataatgagGGTGAGTTTGCCACAACCCGGCtagtgggaagtgacaaagagctcttataggacctattatcagcaaccaccaatcctgtgttccaatagcacattgtgttagctaatccaagttgatcattttaaaatagaaacccttttgcaatcatgttagcacagctgaaaactgttctgattaaagaagcaataaaagtggccttctttagactagttgagtatctggagcatcagcatttgtgggttcgattacaggctcaaaatggccagaaacaaagaactttcttctgaaactcgtcagtctattcttgttctgagaaattaaggctattccatacaagaaattgccaagaaactgaagatctcgtataacgctgtgtattactcccttcacagaacagcacaaactggctctaaccagaatagaaagaggagtgggaggccccggtgcacaactgaaaaagagtacattagtgtctattttgagaaacagacgcctcacaagtcctcaactggcagcttcattaaatagtcccCGCAAAACGCCAGTCTCAACGTCAGTGAAGacgcgactccaggatgctggccttctaggcagagttcctctgtccagtgtctgtgttcttttgcccatctcaaACCTTATTTTTattagccagtctgagatatggctttttctttacaactctgcctATGAGGCCAGCaacccggagtcacctcttcactgttgacgttgagactgttgaTGTTGACACATTTCTCAAACATTCAACCTTCCATATTCTCTCTCAACAAGGAGGGGTGAACagttgtgtcatgaacagtgcttgtgcccatagacaTAGATGTGGCGCTCATTGTTCCCCAATGCTGAAAGAGGGCCACTACTTCTTTCGACACTCCCACAGGCCATATTGAGCTGCAGCGAACCCCTTCTCATTTGAGAACAAATGGGAAGGACCCGGTGTCAATGAATCATCAGTTAGAATACATGTTCTATCTCAGATGTTGCCAACTTTTGGAGCAGCCTACTGAGCATGTAGGCTTTCTCCAACCCTGATCGAACAAACTTGATTCAACTGAACCTGACGAGCAGCTGATGAGTGAAAACAACTAAATCCTGCAAACGGGTCGACACCTAGTAGCTCTCGAGGCTTGGCCACCCTGCTGTATGTCATGAACCATCTGTTTGTCTGGAGAGTTCCACCGAAGTCTCAACAACGGGCTAGCCGGCTAATAATAGAAAGGGTGTGGATAACTTCAGGTTTGATTCgcctaacccccccccccatctccaaATATGGCTAATGGTAGATTGGCACATGTCTCTAACGTTGTTACCAGTTAGTTATATGGGAACAGATCGATTGTAGTCACTCAGTTGTTAGTTAGCGTAGTTAACACTCACTTGTAACCATTGAGCACGTTAGCCAGCTATTGACTAACTTAGCGCGGAGCAAGCATGGCATGTCTGCCCGCTATATTTACCAAAAACGCAGATAGAATTCCTAGCAGTGCGTCCTCCTTCTCTTCGTCACTCTCCTCCTCTTGAAGTATTCCTAAAATATAAGCTCCATACACCTCCTGGTCCACTTCTAAGGAGTCTAGTCGATCATCCAGCCACTTCTCAAACTCCCCGGCATCTGCCATGGACGCCGCCATCTTGGCCGTTCGGGGTCTTCCACATCCACACCCCACAACTCTCAGCGTGTATCGCCTGCTAGATACAACTTTAGCAGAATATGGTTGCTGCCTGGTACATTGTTTTAGCGATTGCCAGTAAATAATTAATAATTTACATTATTGTATTTAGGGAGGGGTAATTAGTCAACTACATAATCAATTTGAAATGTTATTCATTCGTTCGTAGACGTTAGAATTCTTTAAACATCTTCATGTGAGATTATGTGACCAATTGATACATTTAAATTATATCCGTGAATCAATCGGACGTAGTTAACACACCCCTATAATAAAATGTTTATGAGATTGTATCATGGTATTCTATGAGATTCGAGAGCCCCCCGCCCTGACTCAGGTGACGTGGAAACATGTGATTCTCTACTTTTCACCACTGGGTGGGAGTATAGGACATAGTCTGACTTTTTAGTCAAGTAAATATTTTCTCCAGTTTTACAGCCTAAAAAAAGTTTATATTTTCAAAAAAAGAATCTCTTATCTCACATGCTTGATCATCTCACATGCTTGACCATCACCTGGATATGCTGAAAGATTGTTGTGCATTTAAATGTATCCCTGACTGGACAACGTTTCCTGATCACTAGTTTCTGCTCCCAGTCACACTAACTAGTACTGTTCTCTGTTGATACTGGGACAAGTAACGCCTCCCAGCTGTAAATACTGTACATTAAGGAGGGTTTCCTAGGGGATCAAATTCAAAAGTAacattcagtatctggtgtggccaccagctgcattgagTACTGTCCTGTATGTGGCTCAGTTCATAAGAGCATGGCATTAGTGACACTAATGTTGTGGGGTCAATTCCCACTGGGGTCACATACCAAAGTACATTGACTGTTTGCCACTTTGGATTAAAGCATTtgctatatatataataataatttgagGGGAGCTTATATTTGCCCTGTTACACACAGTCtgtaatggaaatgtgttttttgcatatcccaattCCCCCTGAGATacccgcagggagtggggtcac containing:
- the LOC112226000 gene encoding coiled-coil domain-containing protein 43; this encodes MAASMADAGEFEKWLDDRLDSLEVDQEVYGAYILGILQEEESDEEKEDALLGILSAFLEDEKLEDVCKEIISQWAESCARSATKNKEDAEVLAIANLIEKQAQIVVKQKEVSQESRKRKEAKEAVLAQYANITDDEDEAEEEEQAFPPSGDKSLFKNTNVEEVLSRKKQQRDQAKEDSHKKKETDKMQREKDKLARQDRKDKEKKRTQKGERKR